A single Dreissena polymorpha isolate Duluth1 chromosome 14, UMN_Dpol_1.0, whole genome shotgun sequence DNA region contains:
- the LOC127857952 gene encoding zinc metalloproteinase nas-13-like, translating into MMLLLVFVCVGFAVGVPLGNEVPSAYAENADINPEEVSGLFEGDIDLLPGENPLHRNAILDRNRRWAHGVVPYEISHTYPAAVQDIFKQAMHEIEEKTKVNGKTCIHFKPHAGEPGYVKFVTGDGCHTPVGYIGRQSDVTIGHGCEQKGTVMHELLHALGFWHEQSRTDRDTYVTIHSGNIQKGHEGNFNKYPTTYIDMLGQPYDYGSIMHYSAYAFAIDPHKMTIEPKHHGVTIGQRTALSLTDIKEIQLLYDCIANHHTQPIG; encoded by the exons ATGATGTTACTGCTGGTATTCGTTTGTGTTGGGTTTGCTGTAGGAGTGCCTTTGGGAAATGAG GTACCCTCGGCATATGCTG AGAACGCGGATATAAACCCTGAAGAAGTGTCAGGATTGTTTGAGGGTGATATTGACCTGTTGCCGGGCGAGAATCCCCTG CACCGCAACGCCATCCTTGATCGCAACAGACGCTGGGCTCACGGTGTTGTGCCGTACGAGATTTCCCACACATATC CCGCGGCTGTTCAGGACATCTTCAAACAGGCTATGCACGAGATTGAGGAGAAGACCAAGGTCAATGGCAAGACGTGCATCCACTTCAAACCACACGCAGGAGAGCCCGGCTACGTGAAGTTCGTCACCGGAGACGG CTGCCACACACCCGTCGGCTACATCGGTCGTCAGTCGGACGTGACCATCGGTCATGGGTGCGAGCAAAAAGGCACTGTCATGCATGAGCTTTTGCACGCACTCGGCTTCTGGCACGAGCAGAGCAGAACCGACCGAGACACATACGTAACCATCCACTCGGGAAACATCCAGAAAG GTCACGAGGGCAACTTCAACAAGTACCCGACGACATATATCGATATGCTGggacaaccatatgactacggcAGCATCATGCACTACAG CGCCTATGCCTTCGCCATTGACCCCCATAAAATGACAATCGAGCCTAAGCATCATGGAGTGACAATTGGTCAGCGAACCGCCCTGAGCCTAACGGACATAAAGGAGATCCAACTCCTGTACGACTGCATTGCAAATCACCACACGCAACCAATTGGATGA